From the Sphingobacteruim zhuxiongii genome, the window CGTACGTATAATAGCGCCATTAACTGCAAATTTCGAAAAATATTTGTTAGAAACACTGAAATCTAACCGACTTGACCATAATTCATCCCATGTTCTCCCCCATTCAACCTGACCTTGAACGCCTTTGCCATCTTCACGACCAGCATAAAATACGCGACCAGCAAAGTTTCCATTTTGCTCAATACGATTATATTCAACCATAGAGATCGTCTGAATCGCATAATAATCGCCATAGCGGGATCGCATATGATTAATTGCAAATTCGTTCTTGTATAACTTATGATTCAGGTATTTCAGATGTGCTTTAAACTCATCCAATTCTAATAAGCCAGGTTCGTAAAACGACTGATAATAGTATGCTGAATCAAATTGCTTCAGCTTCTCATAAGCAAGACCTTTCAAATACTTCAGCTCCTTATCCATCGGTTTATGAATCAACCCCTGATCTGCAATAGTAATTGCTTCCTGCTCTGCTTTCTGCTTAAGTAATTCCAAAGCGTAGTCTGTGGAGGCTTGCACATAGGCATTAACTACCTCATCATGATAAGGATTCGCCATTATCTCCTCTTTCATCATCGCCCACACGTCTTTGGCTGGCGCCGCATTAGCTTGCATTGCAGAAGCTAATTTTACGCGAAAGATACTCTCGGAAGGATAAGCCTCCTGTGCCCTTCTCGCGAAGGTTAGCATCTTCCCATAGTCTTTCATCTGATGTGATATGTTAATTGCATACAACAGCGCTTGTTGGTTGTTTGGCGCAAATGCTAGCCAACGTTCAACCCAGTTCATCGAAGCAACATAGTGCTGTGCATCCATACGCTCCTTAACAATTTGTGTCATCAGGTCATTGAACCCTGACAGGTAATAGAATTGTTGATCGCTAGTCAAAGAATTCAGCAATGCCTCGTAGGTATACACCGCTTGCTCATACTGTTGCATGCGCATTTGTATACTCGATTTCTTCAATGCCAATTGGACATCGTAGCCTTGCTTGCTCTGAATCTCATCTATCATTCGAATAGCCTCTGGATATTTACCTTGTTGAAAGTAAGCGTTCAACAAACCATTATTGATAAATTCACGATACTCTTGATTCGCAAGCGGAATAAGCTGAATTAACTTTGTCTCCGCCTGATTCCATTCTTCGGCTGCCAAATGATCCTTTATCTCACGACTCAAAACCCCAACATAAGCTTCTTTCAAATCTGCATCTCCAGGGTAATTCAAAAACAAGTTCTTACTGAGCTGATTCACCTTCGTCTGGTCATTTTTCAAACGGTATAACTCCAATTCTTTCAATGACAAATTCTTTGAAACACCCTTCAGACGCATAAAGCTATGCAATCTATCCAAGGCTTCATCATATTGCTGTTGACCAATTAGGCTATTGAAAACCACTTGAAACGCTTCCTCATTACCTGGACTAGCATCTAAAATCTTTCCATATAAAACCGCAGGATCATTGTCCTTAGCCGAACGAGCCGCTTCCAATAAGAAGTATTGATATTGTCCAGAGCTAGCCGCTGAAGGATCTTGCTTAATAAAAGCTAAAATCTCATCATAACGTTTGTCTTGCTCTAGTAATGCAATTTTTTTCTGGCGAAGTGAAGCATTCCCTGGAAATGTATTAAGACCGCGTTCAGTGATCGTCAGGGCATTTGCGTAGTCCCCAGTCTTTATATAGCCATTAATTAAATCCAAATAGATATCGATATTTCTTGGCTTCTCTTGAAGTAGAAGCTTATTCACTTCATTGGCATCATCCATGCGTCCCGCTTTTCGCTTTTCGAGTGCAGTCATCTCCATTTGATAATTTACATCCAACTGTATGGTATTATCTTCCGGAAAGATCTGGGAAATTCGCTTTAACAATCGGTTAGCTTCAACCTCATTTCCCTGTAAGCGATACAATTCAATCTTCTTACGCCACAATCCTCGCCAATACGGATTAATCTCCAACAACTCATTCACAAAGCAGATCGCACTGGAGTAACGCTTTGTCTCCGTTTCTACAGTAACCAATAAATGTCTGGAATCCACATTCCCCGGATTGTAAGCAATGGATTTATTCAGTTCGAAACGCGCTTTATCATATTGCTTCGTCAAGACGTAGTACTTGCCGAGAAGCATTTTCAAATCCGAATCTTTCGGATATTTCTTTAAATTAATTTCAGTCAATCGTTTTCCATCCTGCAACTTTCCAGCATTGTAGAGAACGTTAATTTTCTTTACAACGTCGTCTTTGTCGCTCAGGGTGATTTTCTGCTGGGCATATAGGCAATTTCCGGAGAAATGTTCAACTGATCCTGCGCTTAAAAAAAGCATAAGTATAGCAGCGCGAAGATATTTAATATTGCGGTTCATTAGATTTTTAGCAAATAATATAATGTGATGACTAGGCGGCTTCTGATTCCGACTTGGTTTGAAATCCCTGACGAGTCATGGTTCCCCATTTAAAATTCTTCCTTGTAAGGAACTGCCAATAACCTTTGAGTGAAAAGAACACTACAAATGGATGATACAGGAAGGCTTCAAACGACGAGAAAAGAATCAGTTTCAAGTAATCGGTAAGCGATCGATATTGTTTCTTAATGGATATATCGAAGACGATGGTTAAAGTAGATATGCTAACCCCAATGAGGTAGACATAAAGCAACATTAGCCAAAAGGTTGCAAAATTAATCTGCTGCGTATACACCTGATAGATTAAGAAAAAGAATCCCGTTGTCTCGATAATAGGCGCTAGAAGTTCAAAAAATAAGGCATAAGGCATAATCAGCATGCCCATGCGGCCGTAGCGTCTGTTAAATAGAAAACGACGATGTACAAAGAAGATCTGTAATAATCCTCTGCCCCATCTTGTTCTTTGACGAGCAAGCACTTTCAAGTTGGGAGGACCTTCTGTCCAACAACAAGAGAAAGGCGTTTGTACAATGCGATACGGCTGTCCGTTATCTCGTTTATGCGCGATCATACGCAACGTCATATCCATATCTTCAGCGTGTGAATTGGTGTCAAAACCACCGCATTCAATCACCGTTTGTCTCTCAAATAAACCGAAGCCACCAGAAACATTTGGGATCGAATTAATTGCTGACCAACCCATCTTAGCCACCAGATAGGAACGCAGATATTCCGTCTCTTGAAAAGTTGGAATAAATTGACGTGGTGGACTAACGCGCGTAATACGGCCCTCACTAAGCTCACAGCCATTTGCCATTCGCATTGTTGCACCAACAGCAATGACAGGGATATCAGAGTCTAAAACCGGAAGAATAACCTTGGTCAGCGTGTCTGGTGCCAAAATACAATCCACATCAGTATTGATGAAATAATCATATTTCGCCACGTTAACTCCCGCATTCATCGCATCCGCTTTTGTACCTCCGTTAACTTTGTCGACAACAATAACCTTATCGTATAAAGGATTGAAAGACTTAAAAATACGCTTCATCGGCTTACAGTCCACCTTATTGATATAGGCATAAGGTACTTCCACCATTTCAAAATTCGAGATTAACAGATCCAAGGTCTTATCGGTACTACCATCATTAACAATAATGATTTCAAAGTTCGGGTAGTTCAAACTCAATAGTGATTTAACACTGTCGATTACAATTACTTCTTCATTAAACGCTGGTGCAACAATTGAAATACCAGGCGCCGATTCCGGATACTCCACCAATATACGTTCCTCACGATTGGTGTATCTGGTTTTATGTCTCCAAATATTGAGGTAGCCTAAAACAGCCAGGGAGAGATAGATAAAGGTAATGGAAGTCGCATAAAAGAAAATGGCATAGCCATAGGCTGTAAATAGGATATCTAACATGAATGTGCTTGATTAAGCTTAAACCCCAGATTGGTAAGTAACTTGATCGAATATCTTTTTCCCAAATTCATTCGATGTTGCTGAAAGCTCTTTCAATGCGGCATTCCCTGCTGCGCCAAATTGCTGTATAGCATAGGCAATCTCAATCTTCAATTCATGATCATGCGTTCTATTGTAGTTGCTGCTTAAAAATTCCAATCCAGCTTCGCTCTGAAACAACGTAACCGTCTTAATAATGGCGCGTTGTACTTCGCTATTATTCATCCCGAAAAGGTTAAAGAGCTTAGGTTCCACTTCCATATGATCAAGCTTTCCTAAGGTTTCGATGATCGCCACCTTCAGGACATTCGATGTTTCAACCTCTAACATACTCGTTAAAATAACACTCGCTTCTAACTGTTTGAAGAAACCAATCTCCTTTATCATAAATGCTTTAAAAGCTTCATTTTCTGAGGTTCTAAC encodes:
- a CDS encoding glycosyltransferase family 2 protein — protein: MLDILFTAYGYAIFFYATSITFIYLSLAVLGYLNIWRHKTRYTNREERILVEYPESAPGISIVAPAFNEEVIVIDSVKSLLSLNYPNFEIIIVNDGSTDKTLDLLISNFEMVEVPYAYINKVDCKPMKRIFKSFNPLYDKVIVVDKVNGGTKADAMNAGVNVAKYDYFINTDVDCILAPDTLTKVILPVLDSDIPVIAVGATMRMANGCELSEGRITRVSPPRQFIPTFQETEYLRSYLVAKMGWSAINSIPNVSGGFGLFERQTVIECGGFDTNSHAEDMDMTLRMIAHKRDNGQPYRIVQTPFSCCWTEGPPNLKVLARQRTRWGRGLLQIFFVHRRFLFNRRYGRMGMLIMPYALFFELLAPIIETTGFFFLIYQVYTQQINFATFWLMLLYVYLIGVSISTLTIVFDISIKKQYRSLTDYLKLILFSSFEAFLYHPFVVFFSLKGYWQFLTRKNFKWGTMTRQGFQTKSESEAA